A portion of the Krasilnikovia cinnamomea genome contains these proteins:
- a CDS encoding MarR family winged helix-turn-helix transcriptional regulator — protein sequence MAAQAQPLDLGILLALAYQNFVRDLRSHLAEQGFDDLGRSDGFVFRALGASPMSISELAVRLEVTKQAAAQIVDDMQRRGYVRRTPDPHDRRAQRLELTDRGAAALAAARQFHQRYERRLARAHGAAAMAALRDVLNAVAGGPDETLAPRLRAMYL from the coding sequence ATGGCGGCACAAGCGCAACCCCTTGATCTCGGCATCCTGCTGGCGCTCGCGTACCAGAACTTCGTGCGCGACCTCCGAAGCCACCTGGCGGAGCAGGGCTTCGACGACCTGGGCCGCTCCGACGGGTTCGTGTTCCGGGCTCTGGGCGCCAGCCCGATGTCCATCAGTGAGCTCGCCGTCCGGCTCGAAGTGACCAAGCAGGCCGCGGCACAGATCGTCGACGACATGCAGCGGCGCGGCTACGTCCGCCGTACCCCGGACCCCCACGATCGGCGCGCGCAGCGCCTGGAGCTCACCGACCGGGGCGCCGCGGCGCTGGCGGCGGCGCGCCAGTTCCACCAGCGCTACGAACGGCGCCTGGCCCGCGCACACGGGGCAGCGGCGATGGCCGCGCTGCGCGACGTGCTCAACGCGGTCGCCGGTGGACCCGACGAGACGCTCGCCCCCCGGCTGCGCGCGATGTACCTCTAA
- a CDS encoding cupin domain-containing protein: protein MHIIRTAQAPRFEVPGVAFTAMAAPSRGSADICTWLLTVEPGLKSPEPHTLDADEVFMVVSGTVQLGLDAEPLGPGDAAVVPAGEPIQVCNPGAQPAEVYVAIRAGFTARTADGTPIGTPPWAQ, encoded by the coding sequence ATGCACATCATCCGCACCGCGCAGGCCCCGCGCTTCGAGGTGCCCGGCGTCGCGTTCACCGCGATGGCGGCGCCCAGCCGCGGTTCGGCCGACATCTGCACCTGGCTGCTCACCGTGGAGCCGGGCCTCAAGTCACCGGAGCCGCACACCCTCGACGCCGACGAGGTCTTCATGGTCGTGTCCGGCACCGTCCAACTCGGCCTGGACGCCGAACCGCTCGGCCCCGGGGACGCGGCCGTCGTACCGGCGGGCGAGCCGATCCAGGTGTGCAACCCGGGCGCCCAGCCCGCCGAGGTGTACGTGGCGATCCGCGCCGGGTTCACCGCCCGGACCGCCGACGGCACCCCGATCGGCACGCCGCCCTGGGCGCAGTGA
- a CDS encoding DUF1801 domain-containing protein, with the protein MATLKTTRTDASVDEFLDGLADEGRRRDARTVRDLMTRVTGEPGAMWGDAIVGFGERHLRYASGRELDWFVVGFSPRKQAITIYLSEGFDAFDDLLTRLGNPKTGKGCLYVKHVTDLDLDALRELIDRSVSQAGG; encoded by the coding sequence ATGGCCACCTTGAAGACCACACGTACGGATGCCAGTGTCGATGAATTCCTCGACGGCCTCGCCGATGAGGGCAGGCGCCGCGACGCCCGCACCGTGCGGGATCTCATGACCCGCGTCACGGGCGAGCCCGGCGCCATGTGGGGCGATGCCATCGTCGGTTTCGGCGAGCGGCATCTGCGCTACGCCAGCGGCCGGGAGCTGGACTGGTTTGTCGTCGGGTTCTCCCCGCGCAAGCAGGCCATCACCATCTACCTGTCGGAGGGCTTCGACGCCTTCGACGACCTGCTGACCCGCCTCGGCAACCCGAAGACCGGCAAGGGCTGCCTCTACGTCAAACACGTCACCGACCTGGACCTCGATGCCCTGCGCGAGCTGATCGACCGCTCCGTGTCGCAGGCCGGAGGCTGA